One Streptomyces sp. R28 DNA window includes the following coding sequences:
- the nudC gene encoding NAD(+) diphosphatase, whose amino-acid sequence MTTWTDHTADRPISLTAPSGIDRAAHHRLDEAWLAAAWSHPTTRCFVVSGGQVLLDETADGRTELVMTPSFEAPLTEAHRYFLGIDEDGVSYFALQKDALPGRIDQSARPAGLREAGLLLSPRDAGLMVHAVGLENWQRTHRFCSRCGERTVIAAAGHIRRCSACGAEHYPRTDPAVIMAVTDEDDRILLGRQVHWPEGRFSTLAGFVEPGESIEQTVRREVFEEAGVTVGQVEYVASQPWPFPSSLMLGFMARATTTEVNVDGDEIHEARWFSREELRAAFDSGEVLPPYGISIAARLIELWYGKPLPTRSV is encoded by the coding sequence GTGACCACCTGGACCGACCACACCGCCGACCGACCCATCTCGCTCACCGCCCCGAGCGGCATCGACCGCGCCGCCCACCACCGGCTCGACGAGGCCTGGCTCGCGGCTGCGTGGAGCCACCCCACGACCCGCTGCTTCGTGGTCTCCGGCGGCCAGGTCCTCCTCGACGAGACGGCGGACGGACGCACCGAACTCGTCATGACCCCCTCGTTCGAGGCCCCCCTCACCGAGGCGCACCGCTACTTCCTCGGCATCGACGAGGACGGCGTCAGCTACTTCGCCCTCCAGAAGGACGCGCTGCCCGGCCGTATCGACCAGTCCGCGCGCCCGGCCGGCCTGCGCGAGGCGGGCCTGCTGCTGTCGCCGCGCGACGCGGGCCTGATGGTGCACGCCGTCGGCCTGGAGAACTGGCAGCGCACCCACCGCTTCTGCTCCCGCTGCGGTGAGCGCACCGTGATCGCCGCGGCCGGCCACATCCGCCGCTGCTCCGCCTGCGGCGCCGAGCACTACCCGCGCACCGACCCCGCCGTGATCATGGCCGTCACCGACGAGGACGACCGCATCCTCCTCGGTCGCCAGGTGCACTGGCCCGAGGGCCGCTTCTCGACACTCGCCGGCTTCGTCGAGCCCGGGGAGTCCATCGAGCAGACGGTGCGCCGCGAGGTCTTCGAGGAGGCCGGGGTCACCGTCGGCCAGGTCGAGTACGTCGCCAGCCAGCCGTGGCCCTTCCCGTCCAGCCTCATGCTGGGCTTCATGGCCCGCGCCACCACCACCGAGGTCAATGTCGACGGCGATGAGATCCACGAGGCCCGCTGGTTCTCCCGCGAGGAACTGCGCGCCGCCTTCGACTCGGGCGAGGTCCTGCCGCCGTACGGCATCTCGATCGCGGCCCGCCTGATCGAGCTCTGGTACGGCAAGCCACTGCCGACGCGCAGCGTCTGA
- a CDS encoding mycoredoxin — MQGTVTMYSTTWCGYCQRLKKQLEREGIAYTEINIEQDPESAAFVEKANGGNQTVPTVLFADGSTLTNPSLAQVKQKISV; from the coding sequence ATGCAGGGCACTGTGACGATGTACAGCACCACATGGTGCGGCTACTGCCAGCGGCTGAAGAAGCAGCTGGAGCGCGAGGGCATCGCGTACACCGAGATCAACATCGAGCAGGACCCCGAGTCCGCGGCGTTCGTCGAGAAGGCGAATGGCGGAAATCAGACGGTCCCGACCGTGCTCTTCGCGGACGGTTCGACGCTGACGAACCCGTCGCTGGCTCAGGTGAAGCAGAAGATCAGCGTCTGA
- a CDS encoding ATP-dependent helicase: MSARITDPGQLKELLGIPFTPEQTACIIAPPAPQVIVAGAGSGKTTVMAARVVWLVGTGQVAPEQVLGLTFTNKAAGELAERVRKALIKAGVTDPDVIDPDNPPGEPVISTYHAFAGRLLTDHGLRIGLEPTSRLLADATRYQLAARVLRESPGPYPALTRSFADLVSDLLTLDAELAEHLVRPEALRAYDAELLLTLQGAKLTNADLRKVPETAAARRELAELVVRYRAAKRERDLLDFGDQIALSAQLARIPEVGRVLRDEFRVVLLDEYQDTSVAQRVLLAGLFGGGTGHPVTAVGDPCQAIYGWRGASVANLDDFPEHFACTDGRLAARQALSENRRSGGRLLDLANGLAEPLRAMHAGVEALRPAPGAERDGTVRCALLPTHAEEMDWLADSIAHLVNTGKAPGEIAVLCRTATDFAEIQAALVARDVPVEVVGLSGLLHLPEVADLVAVCEVLQDPGANASLVRLLTGPRWRIGPRDLALLGRRARQLVSYARVDGDDDPDRRLAAAVEGVDPAEVISLADALDTFLETPLDGDGDDDGLPFSPDARVRFARLATELRDLRRSLSDPLMDVLHRVLAVTGLEVELSASPHALAARRRETLSNFLDIAASFAAGDNQATLLAFLAFLRTAAQYEKGLDNALPGGENTVKVLTAHKSKGLEWDVVAVPGLVTGTFPSTQGREKWTAQGKVLPHELRGDADTLPDVSSWDSRGLKAFHEAMKDHQHTEELRLGYVTFTRPRSLLLGSGHWWGPSQKKPRGPSDFLQALYDHCAAGHGEIEAWADEPAEDEVNPALHRESADQVWPLPLDEAALARRRAAAETVLAHLENLASHEDGHPAATHDPDTYDDPDWPPPPDDEALSEGFSEESDPFEDDPFEGDPFAGEAFEDGPFDNGSFDNGSFDNGSFDNGSFDNGSFDDGPFENDRRFEEGRRFEEGRHDRDARTTDRPTVPHQATSPEPPAEPPARPRPTEPEPLTPEEARAIASWDRDLDALTGELLRARASVTDVPLPASLTASQLLRLAADPDGFAQELARPMPRPPQPAARRGTRFHAWVEARFEELTLPMLEPEDLPGSEAEIADERDLEALKDAFERTEYAHRTPYRVEAPFQLAIAGRVVRGRIDAVYRAGDGDGATYEIVDWKTNRTRTADPLQLALYRLAWAEQQGVPLESVDAVFLYVRSGEVVRPEGLPGRAALERLLTQEPVAQADCEEPPNQDVGAGR; this comes from the coding sequence GTGTCCGCCCGTATCACCGATCCCGGTCAGCTCAAGGAGCTCCTCGGCATCCCGTTCACCCCGGAGCAGACGGCCTGCATCATCGCGCCGCCCGCCCCGCAGGTGATCGTTGCCGGAGCCGGGTCGGGCAAGACGACGGTGATGGCGGCCCGTGTGGTGTGGCTGGTCGGGACCGGCCAGGTCGCCCCCGAGCAGGTCCTCGGCCTGACCTTCACCAACAAGGCGGCCGGTGAACTCGCCGAGCGCGTCCGCAAGGCGCTCATCAAGGCCGGCGTCACCGACCCCGACGTCATCGACCCGGACAACCCGCCGGGCGAGCCGGTGATCTCGACGTACCACGCCTTCGCGGGCCGCCTGCTGACCGACCACGGCCTGCGCATCGGCCTGGAACCGACGTCCCGCCTGCTCGCCGACGCCACCCGCTACCAGCTCGCCGCACGCGTGCTGCGCGAGTCCCCGGGCCCGTACCCGGCCCTCACCCGCTCCTTCGCCGACCTGGTCAGCGACCTTCTCACCCTGGACGCCGAGCTCGCCGAGCACCTCGTACGGCCCGAGGCCCTGCGCGCGTACGACGCCGAACTGCTGCTCACCCTCCAGGGCGCCAAGCTCACCAACGCCGATCTGCGCAAGGTCCCCGAGACGGCCGCCGCCCGCCGCGAACTCGCCGAGCTGGTGGTCCGCTACCGCGCCGCCAAGAGGGAGCGCGATCTGCTGGACTTCGGCGACCAGATCGCCCTGTCGGCGCAGCTCGCCCGGATCCCCGAAGTGGGCCGCGTCCTGCGCGACGAGTTCCGCGTGGTCCTCCTCGACGAGTACCAGGACACGTCCGTCGCCCAACGCGTCCTGCTGGCGGGCCTGTTCGGGGGAGGCACCGGCCATCCGGTGACCGCCGTCGGCGACCCCTGCCAGGCGATCTACGGCTGGCGCGGCGCCTCCGTCGCCAACCTCGACGACTTCCCCGAGCACTTCGCCTGCACCGACGGCCGCCTCGCCGCCCGCCAGGCGCTCAGCGAGAACCGCCGCAGCGGCGGCCGCCTCCTCGACCTCGCCAACGGCCTCGCGGAGCCCCTGCGCGCCATGCACGCGGGCGTGGAGGCCCTCCGCCCGGCCCCCGGAGCCGAACGCGACGGCACCGTCCGCTGCGCGCTGCTGCCCACCCACGCGGAGGAGATGGACTGGCTCGCCGACTCCATCGCCCATCTCGTGAACACCGGCAAGGCGCCCGGCGAGATCGCCGTCCTGTGCCGTACGGCGACCGACTTCGCCGAGATCCAGGCCGCGCTCGTCGCCCGTGATGTCCCCGTCGAGGTCGTCGGCCTGTCCGGGCTGCTCCACCTCCCCGAGGTCGCCGACCTGGTCGCCGTCTGCGAGGTCCTCCAGGACCCCGGCGCCAACGCCTCCCTGGTCCGCCTCCTCACCGGCCCGCGCTGGCGCATCGGCCCGCGCGACCTCGCCCTCCTGGGGCGCCGCGCACGGCAGCTGGTGTCCTACGCGCGCGTGGACGGCGACGACGACCCGGACCGCCGGCTCGCCGCGGCCGTCGAGGGGGTCGACCCCGCCGAGGTGATCTCGCTCGCGGACGCCCTCGACACGTTTCTGGAGACGCCGCTCGACGGCGACGGGGACGACGATGGCCTGCCTTTCTCGCCGGACGCGCGTGTGCGGTTCGCCCGCCTGGCCACCGAACTGCGCGACCTGCGCCGCTCCCTGTCCGACCCGCTGATGGACGTCCTGCACCGTGTCCTCGCCGTCACCGGCCTGGAGGTCGAACTCTCGGCCTCCCCGCACGCCCTGGCCGCCCGCCGTCGCGAGACCCTGTCCAACTTCCTCGACATCGCTGCCTCGTTCGCGGCCGGCGACAACCAGGCGACTCTGCTCGCCTTCCTCGCCTTCCTGCGCACCGCCGCCCAGTACGAGAAGGGCCTCGACAACGCCCTCCCCGGCGGCGAGAACACCGTCAAGGTGCTCACCGCGCACAAGTCCAAGGGCCTGGAGTGGGACGTCGTCGCCGTCCCCGGCCTGGTCACCGGAACCTTTCCCAGCACCCAGGGCCGCGAGAAATGGACCGCCCAGGGCAAGGTGCTCCCGCACGAGCTGCGCGGCGACGCCGACACGCTCCCCGACGTCTCCTCTTGGGACTCCCGCGGTCTGAAGGCCTTCCACGAGGCCATGAAAGACCACCAGCACACCGAGGAACTCCGGCTCGGCTACGTCACCTTCACCCGCCCCCGCTCCCTGCTCCTCGGCTCCGGCCACTGGTGGGGCCCGAGCCAGAAGAAGCCCCGCGGACCCTCCGACTTCCTGCAGGCCCTGTACGACCACTGCGCGGCCGGTCACGGCGAGATCGAGGCGTGGGCCGACGAGCCTGCCGAGGACGAGGTGAACCCGGCTCTGCACCGGGAGTCCGCCGACCAGGTCTGGCCGCTGCCCCTCGACGAGGCCGCCCTGGCGCGACGCCGCGCGGCCGCCGAGACGGTCCTGGCCCACCTGGAGAACCTCGCCTCCCACGAGGACGGCCACCCCGCCGCGACCCACGACCCGGACACCTACGACGATCCGGACTGGCCTCCGCCCCCGGACGACGAAGCGCTCTCCGAGGGGTTCTCCGAGGAGAGCGATCCCTTTGAGGACGATCCGTTCGAGGGTGATCCGTTCGCGGGCGAGGCCTTCGAGGACGGTCCTTTCGACAACGGCTCCTTCGACAACGGCTCCTTCGACAACGGCTCCTTCGACAACGGCTCCTTCGACAACGGCTCCTTCGACGACGGCCCCTTCGAGAACGACCGCCGGTTCGAGGAGGGCCGCCGGTTCGAGGAGGGCCGCCACGATCGGGACGCCCGGACCACGGACCGCCCGACCGTCCCGCACCAGGCGACGTCCCCGGAACCCCCCGCCGAACCACCGGCACGTCCCCGTCCCACGGAGCCGGAACCTCTCACCCCGGAGGAGGCCCGCGCCATCGCCTCCTGGGACCGCGACCTCGACGCCCTCACCGGAGAGCTCCTGCGCGCCCGCGCGAGCGTCACCGACGTACCCCTGCCCGCGTCGCTGACCGCGTCCCAGCTGCTGCGGCTGGCCGCTGACCCGGACGGGTTCGCGCAGGAACTCGCGCGCCCCATGCCGCGCCCTCCACAACCCGCCGCACGCCGAGGCACCCGATTCCATGCCTGGGTCGAGGCCCGCTTCGAAGAGCTGACGCTGCCCATGCTCGAGCCGGAGGACCTGCCCGGCAGCGAGGCGGAGATCGCCGACGAGCGCGACCTGGAGGCCCTCAAGGACGCCTTCGAGCGCACCGAGTACGCGCACCGCACGCCGTACCGGGTCGAGGCCCCGTTCCAGCTCGCGATCGCCGGCCGGGTCGTACGGGGCCGTATCGACGCCGTCTACAGGGCCGGCGACGGTGACGGGGCGACGTACGAGATCGTCGACTGGAAGACCAATCGCACCCGCACCGCCGACCCGCTCCAGCTCGCCCTGTACCGGCTTGCCTGGGCCGAGCAGCAGGGTGTGCCCCTGGAGTCGGTCGACGCCGTGTTCCTGTACGTCCGCAGCGGTGAGGTCGTACGCCCGGAGGGTCTGCCGGGCCGGGCCGCGCTGGAGCGGCTGCTGACTCAGGAGCCGGTCGCGCAGGCGGACTGTGAGGAACCGCCCAATCAGGATGTCGGTGCGGGCCGATAG
- a CDS encoding WhiB family transcriptional regulator, which translates to MQLEAHAPSVPPSDVIPKPGLTEDPTLIPLTALTALDDAIENLGVPVPCRSYDPEVFFAESPADVEYAKSLCRTCPLVEACLAGAKERREPWGVWGGELFVQGVVVARKRPRGRPRKNPVSA; encoded by the coding sequence GTGCAACTCGAAGCGCACGCCCCGTCCGTACCGCCTTCAGACGTGATCCCCAAGCCCGGCCTCACGGAGGACCCCACCTTGATCCCGCTCACTGCGCTCACCGCGCTCGACGACGCCATCGAGAACCTCGGCGTACCCGTCCCCTGCCGCTCCTACGACCCGGAGGTCTTCTTCGCCGAGTCGCCGGCGGACGTCGAGTACGCCAAGTCCCTCTGCCGTACCTGCCCGCTGGTCGAGGCCTGCCTCGCCGGTGCCAAGGAGCGGCGTGAGCCCTGGGGCGTCTGGGGTGGCGAGCTGTTCGTCCAGGGTGTCGTCGTCGCCCGGAAGCGGCCCCGTGGTCGCCCGCGCAAGAACCCGGTTTCGGCATGA
- a CDS encoding ATP-dependent DNA helicase UvrD2, with amino-acid sequence MTAATHSTLFPQVPDSADAVLEGLDPEQREVATALHGPVCVLAGAGTGKTRAITHRIAYGVRSGILQPSSVLAVTFTNRAAGEMRGRLRQLGAAGVQARTFHSAALRQLQYFWPKAVGGSLPRLVDRKIQLVADAAAACRIRLDRNELRDVTAEIEWSKVTQTVPTDYPPAAAKAGREAPRDPAEIAQIYNVYEDLKRDRSLIDFEDVLLLTVGILQDRHDIADQVRSQYQHFVVDEYQDVSPLQQRMLELWLGDRDTLCVVGDASQTIYSFTGATPDHLLDFRTRHPGATVVKLVRDYRSTPQVVHLANGLLAQARGRAADHRLELISQRDPGPEPVYTEYTDEPAEAEGAARRIRELMDSGVPAGEIAVLFRTNSQSETYEQALADAGVPYQLRGAERFFDRPEVRKAGVALRGAARFGGNDSLLDDVVDLPSQVRAVLSGEGWTTEPPAGSGAVRDRWESLAALVNLAQDFTAAKPGATLADLVAELDERANAQHPPTVQGVTLASLHSAKGLEWEVVFLVGVAEGMMPITYAKTDEQIEEERRLLYVGVTRARQHLHVSWSLSRAPGSRPNRRPSRFLDGLRPGSAATAGRTAVGGGSGGIERGFTSRPDVAPRRRQRAPARCRVCGRTLTDAGEMKLMRCEDCPSDMDEGLYERLREWRAVQARLSGQPDFCIFTDRTLMAIAEAEPTSPVELSRISGVLKRKLEHYGADVLAICAGQEVGEAADGE; translated from the coding sequence GTGACAGCAGCAACGCACTCCACCCTTTTCCCGCAGGTACCGGACTCGGCCGACGCGGTGCTCGAAGGGCTCGACCCCGAGCAGCGCGAGGTGGCCACCGCCCTGCACGGTCCGGTGTGCGTGCTCGCGGGCGCCGGTACGGGCAAGACACGAGCGATCACCCACCGCATCGCCTACGGGGTGCGCTCCGGCATCCTCCAGCCCTCCAGCGTGCTCGCCGTCACCTTCACCAACCGCGCCGCGGGCGAGATGCGCGGCCGGCTGCGCCAGCTCGGCGCCGCCGGAGTCCAGGCCCGTACGTTCCACTCGGCCGCCCTGCGCCAGCTTCAGTACTTCTGGCCGAAAGCAGTCGGCGGCTCCCTGCCCCGGCTCGTCGACCGCAAGATCCAGCTCGTCGCCGACGCGGCCGCCGCCTGCCGCATCCGCCTCGACCGCAACGAGCTGCGGGACGTCACCGCCGAGATCGAGTGGTCCAAGGTCACCCAGACCGTCCCCACCGACTATCCGCCCGCCGCGGCGAAGGCGGGCCGCGAAGCCCCCCGCGACCCGGCCGAGATCGCCCAGATCTACAACGTCTACGAGGACCTCAAGCGGGACCGCTCGCTCATCGACTTCGAGGACGTCCTGCTGCTCACCGTCGGCATCCTCCAGGACCGGCACGACATTGCCGACCAGGTCCGCTCCCAGTACCAGCACTTCGTGGTCGACGAGTACCAGGACGTCAGCCCGCTCCAGCAGCGCATGCTGGAGCTGTGGCTCGGCGACCGTGACACCCTGTGCGTGGTCGGCGACGCCAGCCAGACGATCTACTCGTTCACAGGAGCAACTCCCGACCATCTGCTCGACTTCCGCACCCGCCACCCTGGCGCCACCGTCGTCAAGCTGGTGCGCGACTACCGCTCCACCCCCCAGGTGGTCCATCTCGCCAACGGCCTGCTCGCCCAGGCCAGGGGCCGCGCCGCCGACCACCGCCTGGAGCTGATCTCCCAGCGCGACCCCGGCCCCGAGCCCGTCTACACCGAGTACACGGACGAGCCCGCCGAGGCAGAGGGCGCCGCCCGTCGCATCCGGGAACTCATGGACTCCGGCGTCCCGGCCGGCGAGATCGCCGTCCTGTTCCGTACGAACTCCCAGTCCGAGACCTACGAACAGGCCCTGGCCGACGCGGGCGTCCCCTACCAGCTGCGGGGTGCCGAGCGGTTCTTCGACCGTCCAGAGGTGCGCAAGGCGGGTGTCGCCCTGCGAGGCGCGGCCCGCTTCGGCGGCAACGACTCGCTCCTCGACGACGTCGTCGATCTGCCCTCGCAGGTGCGTGCCGTGCTGTCGGGGGAGGGCTGGACGACCGAACCCCCGGCCGGCTCCGGCGCCGTCAGAGATCGCTGGGAGTCCCTGGCCGCCCTGGTGAACCTCGCTCAGGACTTCACCGCGGCCAAACCCGGCGCCACCCTCGCCGACCTCGTCGCCGAGCTCGACGAACGGGCGAACGCCCAGCACCCCCCGACCGTCCAGGGCGTGACCCTTGCCTCTCTGCACTCGGCCAAGGGCCTGGAGTGGGAGGTCGTCTTCCTGGTCGGTGTCGCCGAGGGCATGATGCCGATCACCTACGCAAAGACCGACGAGCAGATCGAGGAGGAACGCCGCCTCCTCTATGTCGGCGTCACCCGCGCCCGGCAGCACCTCCATGTCTCCTGGTCCCTCAGCCGCGCGCCCGGCAGCCGGCCCAACCGCCGCCCGAGCCGCTTCCTCGACGGTTTGCGCCCCGGCTCGGCCGCCACCGCCGGCCGCACCGCCGTCGGCGGCGGTTCCGGAGGCATCGAGCGCGGCTTCACGAGCAGACCGGATGTCGCCCCGAGGCGGAGGCAGCGCGCCCCGGCCCGCTGCCGCGTCTGCGGGCGCACGCTCACCGACGCCGGTGAGATGAAGCTGATGCGCTGCGAGGACTGCCCCTCCGACATGGACGAGGGCCTCTACGAACGGCTCCGCGAGTGGCGCGCGGTTCAGGCCCGGCTCAGTGGGCAGCCGGACTTCTGCATCTTTACGGACAGGACCCTGATGGCCATCGCCGAAGCGGAGCCAACCAGTCCGGTTGAGCTGTCCCGTATCTCCGGTGTCCTCAAGCGCAAGCTCGAGCACTACGGAGCCGATGTGCTGGCCATCTGTGCAGGCCAGGAGGTTGGCGAGGCCGCCGACGGGGAATGA
- a CDS encoding dipeptidase, which produces MSQTPDSAVRTYIEQHRAAFLDALAEWLRIPSVSAQPDHAPDVRRSADWLAAKLEETGFPTTEVWPTPGAPAVFAEWPSDDPEAPTVLVYGHHDVQPAAREDGWDSEPFEPVVREGRLYARGAADDKGQVFFHTLGVRAHLATTGRTTPAVNLKLLIEGEEESGSPHFRALVEEHAERLAADAVIVSDTGMWSEDTPTVCTGMRGLAECEIRLYGPDQDIHSGSFGGAVPNPATAAARLVAALHDDHARVAIPGFYDGIVELTDRERELFAELPFDEQQWLRTAKSYATQGEAGHTTLERIWARPTAEVNGIGGGYQGPGSKTIIPSSAMVKLSFRLVAGQDPGHIEKAVRAWADAQVPAGIRCEITFSGATRPCLTPLDHPALQSVVRAMGRAFEGPVRFTREGGSGPAADLQDVLDAPVLFLGISVPSDGWHAPNEKVELDLLLKGVETTAYLWGDLAANWRHEP; this is translated from the coding sequence ATGAGCCAGACCCCGGACAGCGCCGTCCGCACGTACATCGAGCAGCATCGCGCCGCCTTCCTCGACGCCCTCGCCGAGTGGCTGCGCATCCCCTCCGTGTCGGCCCAGCCCGACCACGCTCCCGACGTACGCCGCAGCGCCGACTGGCTCGCCGCCAAGCTCGAGGAGACCGGCTTCCCGACCACCGAGGTCTGGCCGACCCCGGGCGCGCCCGCCGTCTTCGCCGAGTGGCCCTCCGACGATCCCGAGGCGCCCACGGTCCTCGTCTACGGCCACCACGACGTGCAGCCCGCCGCCCGCGAGGACGGCTGGGACAGCGAGCCCTTCGAGCCCGTCGTCCGAGAAGGGCGCCTCTACGCGCGCGGGGCGGCCGACGACAAGGGCCAGGTGTTCTTCCACACACTCGGCGTCCGCGCCCACCTCGCCACCACCGGCCGCACCACCCCGGCGGTGAACCTGAAGCTGCTGATCGAGGGCGAGGAGGAGTCCGGCTCCCCGCACTTCCGCGCCCTCGTCGAGGAGCACGCCGAGCGGCTCGCGGCCGACGCCGTGATCGTGTCCGACACCGGCATGTGGTCCGAGGACACCCCCACCGTGTGCACCGGCATGCGCGGTCTCGCCGAGTGCGAGATCCGGCTGTACGGCCCCGACCAGGACATCCACTCCGGCTCCTTCGGCGGCGCCGTCCCCAACCCGGCGACCGCCGCCGCCCGCCTCGTCGCCGCCCTGCACGACGACCACGCGCGCGTGGCGATCCCCGGCTTCTACGACGGCATCGTCGAACTGACCGACCGCGAGCGCGAGCTCTTCGCCGAGCTGCCCTTCGACGAGCAGCAGTGGCTGCGCACCGCCAAGTCCTACGCCACCCAGGGCGAGGCCGGCCACACCACCCTGGAGCGCATCTGGGCCCGCCCCACCGCCGAGGTCAACGGCATCGGCGGTGGCTACCAGGGCCCCGGCAGCAAGACGATCATCCCGTCCTCCGCCATGGTGAAGCTCTCCTTCCGGCTGGTCGCGGGACAGGACCCCGGCCACATCGAGAAGGCCGTCCGCGCCTGGGCCGACGCTCAGGTGCCCGCCGGGATCCGGTGCGAGATCACGTTCAGCGGGGCCACGCGCCCGTGCCTGACGCCGCTGGACCACCCGGCCCTGCAGTCCGTCGTACGCGCCATGGGCCGCGCCTTCGAGGGGCCCGTCCGCTTCACGCGCGAGGGCGGCTCGGGGCCCGCCGCCGACCTCCAGGACGTCCTCGACGCTCCCGTGCTCTTCCTCGGCATCTCCGTCCCCTCCGACGGCTGGCACGCCCCGAACGAGAAGGTCGAGCTCGACCTCCTCCTCAAGGGCGTGGAGACCACCGCATACCTGTGGGGGGACCTCGCCGCGAACTGGCGCCATGAGCCCTGA